GAAAGACAGGTTgtcatttaaaagataattggTATCAGGAGATATGTTTAAAACTATACTCAACAGTCAGCAATAATAAGAAAGCATTTCATTAAAATGCTTGTTTTACAGCATACTTGATATTAATGGGTATCATTGTCTTGCGTTTGGTTGATTATTGGAATGCTCTTTGTTTTTCTGAGGGCTTCAATAGGTAACCATTACTTTGGggatcttaaaaatttttttggttataCTTGTTCACAGGTGGCAAACTCTGGTCATATATCAGTAAGTTTCTAAACAGAAGCCCTGAAGAAAGCTTTGACATCGGGGAAGTGAAAAAATCTACACTTACCAAAGTTCACCTTCAACAGCCAACTTCTAGTCCTCAGGACAGCAGCAGCTTTGACTCCAGAGGAAGTGACAGTGGAACCATGCTCAAAGTTCTGCCGTTGAAGACTAGTCTTACTCCAAGCTCTCAAGATGATAGTAACCAAGATGAAGAAGGCCAGGATAGCTCTCCAAAATGGCCAGATTCTGGCTCAAGTTCAGAAGAAGAATGTACTACTAGTTATTTGACATTATGCAATGAATATGGGCAAGAAAAGATTGAACCAGGGTCATTGAATGAGGAGCCTTTCATGAAGATTGGAGGGAGTGGTGTTGATACCAAAGTTACTGAAAGCTTCCCGGCACACCTTGCCGCTGGCAGTGAcagccccagcacccagcagaTAGCTCGTGAGCTGAAGTTCTTTGCTGGAGATGATGATGTAGAAGCAGTTAGTTCTCCAAGAACGTCAGATTCCCTTAGTAGATCTAAAAACAGCCCCATGGAATTCTTTAGGATAGACAGTAAGGATAGCACTAGTGAACTGCTAGGCCTTGATTTTGGAGAAAAACTGTATAGTCTAAAGTCAGAGCCTCTGAAACCATTTTTCACTCTTCCAGACGGAGACAGCACTTCCAGGAGTTCCGGTGGTAGTGAAAGCAAGGTAGAATTTCTAGCTCAGGACACCATTAGCAGGGGCTCAGATGACTCTGTCCCagtcatttcttttaaagatgctGCTTTCGATGATGTCATTGGCACTGAGGAGGGAAGGCCTGATCTTCTTGTAAATCTCCCTGGTGAACTGGAGCCGACCAGAGATGGTGCAGCAGTGGGAACGACTAAGTGTCTGCAGACCGACATAGGCATAACTGAAAGTAAACTGTTGGAAGCCCCCGATGTTTTATGCCTTCGACTTAGTACTGAAAAACGCcaagcaagagaagaagaaggcaCGGAGGAATTGAGTGATTCCTCTGGCCCTACATCCCAGAGTCTAGCCGAGAAACACAATGCCCAGGGGGATCTTGGGATGTTATTTGTAGCAGCTGCTGATCATAGTAGTTCAGGAGACATGTCTTTGTTACACACCGATTCTAAGTTCCAAGGACTTGGAGTGGTGGAGTCGGCGGTAACTGCagacaacacagaagaaagcTTATTCCATATTCCTAACCCACTCTCAGGTGCTAATGAATATAATGTAAACACAGAcactttaaaaactgaagaagtaTTGCTGTTTACAGATCAAACGGAGGATTTGGCTAAAGAGGAACTGACTTTATTTCAGAGAGATCCAGAGACTAAGGGAGAGAGTGGATTAGCCCTAGAAGGAGACAAGGAAATACATCAGATTTTTGAGGACCTTGATAAAAAATTAGCACTAAACTCCAGGTTTTACATCCCCGAGGGCTGCATTCAAAGATGGGCAGCTGAAATGGTGGTAGCCCTTGATGCTTTACATAGAGAGGGAATTGTGTGCCGCGATTTGAACCCAAACAACATCTTATTGAATGATAGAGGTCAGGAACTTTtgcaaatgcatttctttttattcgCTGTTGCTTCCAATTAACTGAGTAGGCGTTTTATCTTGTAATTAGTATCTTCATTTCCTGTCTAGAGCTTCATTATCAGTGCGGCAAATTCACCCCCAGTAATAGCTTCTAGTACTTAATGATGCCATTATTCTTAATGATACTGTTTTTAGCTACAAAAGGAGTAATTACAGTTCACTTCtgcagaaaatggaagagaaaaatgttttgatttctcCTGTCGTTTTGTTTTTAGGACACATTCAGCTAACGTATTTTAGCAGGTGGAGTGAGGTTGAAGATTCCTGTGACAGCGATGCCATAGAGAGAATGTACTGTGCCCCAGGTTAGAGCAATCTCCTAAAATGTTTCACTTGAAAAAGTAGTTCAGCAGCTCTCTTTTCTTTGCAGAAGTTGTGTTTTTCACTCACAGTTCACATATGTATTGGATTTGAGTATCTCTTTAatcctccaaaaaagaaaatttggaaattaaagcATTGTATATTCCaatagaggggtgtgtgtgtgtgtgtgtgtgtgtgttgttgttgttgttgttaaacagGTTTGTACTTTAGAACTGACAGTGCAGTCTGTCTTAGACATGTTGTAACTTCTTAGTGTTTAGAAGGACGTTTAAATACCCCAAACCTCTTTAACTGCATGGTTTTATTAAGATAAGAGTGGTAGCCGACAAAGGGGGTAAAAtggataataaaaaaaagtagaattaaaaaaatgcaatattgtGACTTCAATGATAAGCCAAGCTGGGTTTGTAGAGCAGATTTTAGAGTTCTTTTCTGTATCTGAGACATTTTAGGAAGCATGTTCTTCTTGGTTTAAAATAGCCAGTTTAGCCAAATATTTGACACAGTAGGTTACTGtattgtctttgtttcttaaaaattagagATTTATTTCTGGGGTGTGTTAGATCCTTTGCTGGTAATGATaggtcatttaagcatctgaatTGGATTTAAGTTAGTGTCTCTGTCAGTGCAGATGGGGCTATATCTGAATCCAAAGTTTGTTCACCTTTTGCCTACCTTTTAGCCTCTTTGGATGGTCTAAGTTGCTTCACTTGTCACCCCAATAGCTTTCAAAGGAGGTTCAAACTGATTATGTTGACATGATCTGCTTAGTTGTTGATTAATACAGTATTTAATGCTTCCTAGCTAACCAGCGTATTATTGATGCTAACATTGCTTCCCTGCATAATGGGAAATGATTATAATTAGGATCGAAAGAGCTATATTGTTTTTAGTTACAACCTTCATTGTTAAGAATTATTTCTGTATTGGGGAATAGCAAAGTTTTTCAAGCTGCAAAAGCAAATAGCCTAAAACTATTCCCTGAAAACaatgatttggatttttttcttactgttatatcttttcttttctacttccttCCTTCAAGTTAGGggtgtttgattttatttttttcttaggggCAATAGAGCATGactatatttttgtttctctcaagTAGATAATATTATGCTGTTTCTTTTGAAGTCTTAGTATGATTTAGTTAATGggataacaaaaataatttcatagtgTAATCACTTTATAATGGttatctggttcttttttttttttatacttcacCCCCTTTTCTAAtttgataaataacattttaggTACCAGTGTACACAAGTACATATGTTAATTGTAATGAATTTGGAGGTTTTAGAATCAAAATTAAATCTGGGAGTTCTTTGACATGAAACCTGTTAAATCCAGAAGTGAAGTGCAGTATAAACGTCACATCAAAACCAAATGTTTGTGAGACattgtataatatttataactgactccttatttcctatttttattttcactctctTATTGAAAACTATCGGGTCATCCTTTGGCATTCCAGCAGATTGTTTCTTCAGCGTACAGTCCTATACTTTAATATTCATAGCATGTTGACATCCTgagaattttaatatatgtggAACAAAGCTATACTGCATTCATCAACTAATACATACTTTTAATTTTGTGTACTGAAATGCTGAGTTTAATCCAGATCAGTTTCCAGATTTTCCTTTAAAGCCTTTCCCCGGAAATCACAATTCTAATAGTTTACCAGCAGGTGGCAGTCTACCATTAATGGATTTTACTGTCATCTTCCAGGTTGCCCTTCACTAACATTTGAAAAAAGCTGTCATCTGAAGAAGggctttgttttaattatttgcatGAAAGAATTGTACTTTCAAGCTTTGTGAGTTGCAGAAGTGCTCTAGCATTATGGCATGCACTGAACAATGTGGAAAGTCTCTTCTGTTCTTTGGGCCTACTAATTTGTTTTATCAGTTGTGGGGGGAAACAAAACCAGCAGTGGCCTTCACTGAAAAGTAAAGCTAGTGTTGTAATGTAGATGATCATAAACCCAGAGAGTTACAGAACACAGTTAAGTCCGTGTTCTCCTAACCCCTTGCTTATAATATAAAGGAACTGGGACAAAAAATTGTAAATTACTGTTTATTTCAAGAGTGAATAGTGGTGCCACTGATAAAAACTGTTAAGTaggttttcctcctcttctcaaaGTGTGGGTGCAATGCTAATATGCTAATATTTCAGTGCTTAAAAGTCACGAATCCATTAATACATGGGGACAGAGAGTATTAGTCATCTTCTGGTCTGCCCTTAGAAACACTGTAGGGTTGCAGTCATTCTCTCCCacatttcctctgcctttccgTTTTCCAACTCTAACCTTAGTATTATTGTCCAAGTAACTCTAAAGCATGTTAAGCTGCTGATGTTTGGTTAGAAAGTAAAGTTGTCATAAGATTGGATGAGAATGATCCAGTTCTGTTTAAACAGCATGCAGCCTCTACCCcgacccctcctccctcctgggaaTCCTTATCTTGTATTTGTCCTAAAAACATGATCCACCTGCCCTGTACTTTATAATATCAGCAGTGTATCTTTTCATCTTGTGGATGATGTGCctttatattttgagaaaaatttccAGTAACAGATTCGATTTACATGGACAGAAACTTGAGCACATGCCAAACTAGCAGGGGGGCCATTATTCTGCTctataaataagtttaaaaaagaaacaacacacacacagaaacctgTGAATCAACATGTTTTGGTCTAATTGAGGGGAAAAGCAAGATAGATaaattttgaaatgcaaatgATCACCTTCTGTTATTGAAGTATAGTTTCTGCCAACTTTGCgatctcagattttaaaaagtcatagtcATTTTAACAGTGTGTACTACCAAGGATATCTGATGTTCACCAGTTTCTACAACAACAtgaagaacttttttaaaaagttgccacttttttatgttaaagaaaacaagtccgtaacaaaaagacaaaacccatGGTGCTTTCTCTGTCTACATCTGTGAAAAAGCAGGCAAATAAATGGCCGCAGCTGCAGGCCGATCAAGAGGGTCTTGAGAATACGAATTCACTGATCAAACCCAGCCCTGTTTTCAAAGTCGAAGCCATTCCTTTTAGGTTCACTTTGTATCCTTAGATTACCTAGGATGATTCTctagaaaggttttattttaaataaacatcatTCATGGTAAATGGGTTCCTTTCATACCAGAGAAACACAGGACAGAgttcaggaagagaaagagcaaagaaatagACTCCCAAGTAGAAATAGGTTGTATAGCGTGACAATGTAAACATAATACTGTCTAGTTTCCACGTTAGGAAACTTTTAGATACTTTATTAAGAGACTTGTGGACAGGTTGCCCTATTTTTGGTGGTGAGCCATTACAGAATAAAAACTAGAGTAAATTGATTATTCTTCTCTAGAGGACTTCTTTGTAGTtactctgattttgtttttttttttttttaagattttatttattttatttgacagagatcacaagtaagcagagaggcaggcagagagagaggaagggaagcacgccccccaccgagcagagagcctgatgcggggctccatctcagggccctgagatcataacctgagctgaaggcagtggctttaacccactgagccacccaggcacccctttgatttatttctatatttgtgtacacacacacgcgcacacacacacacacacacaggattttaTGTGCGCTATCATCATAACTATTCATTTATCATAACacagaataaatttttgttatagcattttaagtgtaaatgaagaataaagtgtcaagaaagtattttttaccAGTATTTTTCCCCTTAACAGTCTTGACCCTTCATTATAAAAATGCAGCTAGAACCTGTAATAGCATATAAAGTACAAAAGACTATATTTGAAAGTTTAATAAGCAATCTAAGGCAAGTGAGTAAGATTGTTTACATGTTCATTATCATGCTAATATAATCACTTCAGTTTCTTACTCTGGTCTCC
The window above is part of the Mustela nigripes isolate SB6536 chromosome 10, MUSNIG.SB6536, whole genome shotgun sequence genome. Proteins encoded here:
- the RPS6KC1 gene encoding ribosomal protein S6 kinase delta-1 isoform X3 encodes the protein MASNQNSPIRTFGLNLSSDPSALGAVASDSEQNKPEEERESRSLFPGSLKSKLGKRDYLEKAGELIKLALKKEEEDDYEAASNFYRKGVDLLLEGVQGESSPTRREAVKRRTAEYLMRAESLSSLYGKPQLDDVYQPPGSLSSRPPWNLRSPAEELKAFRVLGVIDKVLLVMDTRTEQTFILKGLRKSSEYSRNRKTIIPRCVPNMVCLHKYIISEESVFLVLQHAEGGKLWSYISKFLNRSPEESFDIGEVKKSTLTKVHLQQPTSSPQDSSSFDSRGSDSGTMLKVLPLKTSLTPSSQDDSNQDEEGQDSSPKWPDSGSSSEEECTTSYLTLCNEYGQEKIEPGSLNEEPFMKIGGSGVDTKVTESFPAHLAAGSDSPSTQQIARELKFFAGDDDVEAVSSPRTSDSLSRSKNSPMEFFRIDSKDSTSELLGLDFGEKLYSLKSEPLKPFFTLPDGDSTSRSSGGSESKVEFLAQDTISRGSDDSVPVISFKDAAFDDVIGTEEGRPDLLVNLPGELEPTRDGAAVGTTKCLQTDIGITESKLLEAPDVLCLRLSTEKRQAREEEGTEELSDSSGPTSQSLAEKHNAQGDLGMLFVAAADHSSSGDMSLLHTDSKFQGLGVVESAVTADNTEESLFHIPNPLSGANEYNVNTDTLKTEEVLLFTDQTEDLAKEELTLFQRDPETKGESGLALEGDKEIHQIFEDLDKKLALNSRFYIPEGCIQRWAAEMVVALDALHREGIVCRDLNPNNILLNDRGHIQLTYFSRWSEVEDSCDSDAIERMYCAPEVGAITEETEACDWWSLGAVLFELLTGKSLVECHPAGINTHTTLNMPECVSEEARSLIQQLLQFNPMERLGAGVAGVEDIKSHPFFTPVDWAELMR
- the RPS6KC1 gene encoding ribosomal protein S6 kinase delta-1 isoform X1, translated to MTSPRERGADLARFYTVTEPQRHPRGYTVYKVTARVVSRRNPEDVQEIIVWKRYSDFKKLHKELWQIHKNLFRHSELFPPFAKGIVFGRFDETVIEERRQCAEDLLQFSANIPALYNSKQLEDFFKGGIINDGSELIGPAEAYSDSLVDSFPECSTEGFSSDSDLVSLTVDADSLAELDDGMASNQNSPIRTFGLNLSSDPSALGAVASDSEQNKPEEERESRSLFPGSLKSKLGKRDYLEKAGELIKLALKKEEEDDYEAASNFYRKGVDLLLEGVQGESSPTRREAVKRRTAEYLMRAESLSSLYGKPQLDDVYQPPGSLSSRPPWNLRSPAEELKAFRVLGVIDKVLLVMDTRTEQTFILKGLRKSSEYSRNRKTIIPRCVPNMVCLHKYIISEESVFLVLQHAEGGKLWSYISKFLNRSPEESFDIGEVKKSTLTKVHLQQPTSSPQDSSSFDSRGSDSGTMLKVLPLKTSLTPSSQDDSNQDEEGQDSSPKWPDSGSSSEEECTTSYLTLCNEYGQEKIEPGSLNEEPFMKIGGSGVDTKVTESFPAHLAAGSDSPSTQQIARELKFFAGDDDVEAVSSPRTSDSLSRSKNSPMEFFRIDSKDSTSELLGLDFGEKLYSLKSEPLKPFFTLPDGDSTSRSSGGSESKVEFLAQDTISRGSDDSVPVISFKDAAFDDVIGTEEGRPDLLVNLPGELEPTRDGAAVGTTKCLQTDIGITESKLLEAPDVLCLRLSTEKRQAREEEGTEELSDSSGPTSQSLAEKHNAQGDLGMLFVAAADHSSSGDMSLLHTDSKFQGLGVVESAVTADNTEESLFHIPNPLSGANEYNVNTDTLKTEEVLLFTDQTEDLAKEELTLFQRDPETKGESGLALEGDKEIHQIFEDLDKKLALNSRFYIPEGCIQRWAAEMVVALDALHREGIVCRDLNPNNILLNDRGHIQLTYFSRWSEVEDSCDSDAIERMYCAPEVGAITEETEACDWWSLGAVLFELLTGKSLVECHPAGINTHTTLNMPECVSEEARSLIQQLLQFNPMERLGAGVAGVEDIKSHPFFTPVDWAELMR